CTGCTTAAAAGCCTGCTTAAAAAAACGGTGCCTGGGTGTTCATCAAAAGGCGGGCAACGATTATGTTCGTTTCCTGTATATAAAATAAAAATCGGCCGTGTCAAGCAATTTCCGCATGAAATATTCGGAAAATGATTATTTGGGGCTTGACAAACAAGGCCATATTTTTATAAATGAATTTTTTTGCCATCGGCAAGTGAAGGACTCGAACCTGTCAACAAAATCATATAAGGAGAAAGAAATGAACGTTCTGTTTTTCGGTCCCAACGGAAGCGGTAAAGGCACCCAGGGCGCCATTCTGAAGAAGAAGTACGACCTGCCTCACATTGAATCCGGTGCTATTTTCCGGGATAACATCTCCAAGGGCACCGCCCTGGGGAAAGAAGCCAAAGGCTATATCGACCGCGGCGATCTGGTCCCGGACGAAATCACCATCCCCATGATCCTCGACCGCCTGCAGGAACCGGACTGCAAAAAGGGCTGGCTGCTGGACGGCTTCCCCCGGAACAAGGTCCAGGCGGTCAAACTGGATGAAGCCCTGAAGGCCAAGGGACTGAACCTGGATATCGTGGTGGAAATCGTCCTGGACCGGCAGATCGCCAAAGACAGAATCATGGGCCGCCGGTTGTGCGTCAACGACAACAACCATCCCAACAATATTTTCATCGACGCCATCAAGCCCAACGGCGACAAATGCCGCGTCTGCGGCGGCGATCTGAAGACCCGCAGCGACGATCAGGATGAAGCCGCCATCAGCAAGCGCCATGACATTTATTACGACACCAACACCGGGACCCTGGCCGCCGCTTATTATTTCAAAGACCTGGCCGCCAAAAGCAAGGGCATGAAATACATCCCCTTAGACGGCAAACCGGATGT
This genomic window from Thermodesulfobacteriota bacterium contains:
- a CDS encoding adenylate kinase, whose amino-acid sequence is MNVLFFGPNGSGKGTQGAILKKKYDLPHIESGAIFRDNISKGTALGKEAKGYIDRGDLVPDEITIPMILDRLQEPDCKKGWLLDGFPRNKVQAVKLDEALKAKGLNLDIVVEIVLDRQIAKDRIMGRRLCVNDNNHPNNIFIDAIKPNGDKCRVCGGDLKTRSDDQDEAAISKRHDIYYDTNTGTLAAAYYFKDLAAKSKGMKYIPLDGKPDVKTVTDELVSKL